In Deltaproteobacteria bacterium, the genomic window GCGGCGGGGCTCTTGATTCAGCAGGGTCGACGCCAGCTTTATTATACCGGAGACATCTCTTTAAAAGACCAGGCCCTCATCCCGGGGGCGGAAATTCCAGAAGAGAAGATCGATACCATATTCCCCATTCGGCATTCCGCATTTGATAGACTGTTAAAGCTTATTCACCGCCCGGGAAAGCCTTTTCAGCACCTCTTCTCTTCCCAAAATCTTCATCACTTCGTAAATCCCCGGGCTGGCGGCTTTGCCAGTGAGGGCCACCCGAACCGCCTGGGCAATCGCCCCCAACTTCAACCCTTTTTGGGTAACAATCTCTTTGAAAATCTCTTCCAGGCCTTTCTCGTCGAGCTCGGGAGATAAATTTATTTTGGCGCTAAGCGTCTCCAGAGGCTCTTTGATGTTGGGGGTTAGGTGCTTCGCCGCCGCTTTTTCATCCGTTGGGAAATCGTCCCGGAAGTAGAACTCGGCCTGCCCGGCCATCTCCACCAGGGTCTTGGAGCGCTCCTGGAGGGTCTTGACCACCTCTCCAAGCCAGGCCATGGAACGCGGCTTCAGCCCTCTTGATTCCAGGAAAGGCAGGAGGAGCTCAGCCAGGGTCTCGGGCTTTTCCTGGCGAATGTAGAGCCCGTTCAGCCAAAGGAGCTTTTCGGTATTGAAAACGGCTGCAGATTTTCCGACGTTCTCCAAAGAGAATTTCTCCACCAATTCCTGCTGGCTGAAAACCTCCTGGTCGCCATAGGACCAGCCCAAACGCACCAGATAGTTCACCAGCGCTTGAGGCAAGTATCCCATTTCTTTATAAGCCATAACCGAGGTTGCCCCGTGGCGCTTGGAAAGACGGGTTTTATCTGCCCCCAAGATCATCGGAACATGGGCAAACTGGGGCAAAGGATAGCCCAAGGCCTCATAGAGGAGGATCTGCCGGGGAGTGTTGTTGACATGGTCGTCACCACGGATGACGTGGGTGATAGACATGGTAGCATCGTCCACCACGGCGCTGAAGTTGTAAGTGGGCCATCCGTCGCGGCGCTGGATGATCAGGTCGTCGAGCTCCGCGTTCTCGAACTCAATCGCCCCTTTGATCAGGTCACGCAAAATGGTCACTCCCTGCTGCGGAGCCTTGAAGCGGATGGCCGGCGTACGGTCTGGAAGGGGTGCCTGCAGGTTGCGGCAGCGGCCATCGTACTTGGGTTTCCGTTTTTCCTGGAAGGCCTTCTGGCGTTTCTCCTCTAATTCTTCCGGTGAGCAGTAGCAGGGATAGGCCTTGCCTTCTTGCAGGAGCCTATGGACATGCTCGCGGTAGAGAGATAACCGATCCGTCTGGTAGATGGGACCTTCGTCCCAGTCCAAGCCGAGCCAGGTCATGCTCTCCAGGATGGCATCGATGGATTCTTTGGTAGAGCGTACCTGGTCGGTGTCTTCGATGCGCAGAATAAATTTTCCTCCCTGGTTGCGGGCATACAACCAGTTAAAGAGGGCCGTCCGCGCTCCCCCGATGTGCAGGTGCCCGGTTGGGCTGGGGGCAAAACGTAAGATAACAGAGTCCATGAACATTTCTCTCATATTTTTTATTCTATCTTAGGCCATGGCCTCGGCGACGGTCAAGAGGATTTA contains:
- the gltX gene encoding glutamate--tRNA ligase, whose protein sequence is MDSVILRFAPSPTGHLHIGGARTALFNWLYARNQGGKFILRIEDTDQVRSTKESIDAILESMTWLGLDWDEGPIYQTDRLSLYREHVHRLLQEGKAYPCYCSPEELEEKRQKAFQEKRKPKYDGRCRNLQAPLPDRTPAIRFKAPQQGVTILRDLIKGAIEFENAELDDLIIQRRDGWPTYNFSAVVDDATMSITHVIRGDDHVNNTPRQILLYEALGYPLPQFAHVPMILGADKTRLSKRHGATSVMAYKEMGYLPQALVNYLVRLGWSYGDQEVFSQQELVEKFSLENVGKSAAVFNTEKLLWLNGLYIRQEKPETLAELLLPFLESRGLKPRSMAWLGEVVKTLQERSKTLVEMAGQAEFYFRDDFPTDEKAAAKHLTPNIKEPLETLSAKINLSPELDEKGLEEIFKEIVTQKGLKLGAIAQAVRVALTGKAASPGIYEVMKILGREEVLKRLSRAVNKL